A section of the Balearica regulorum gibbericeps isolate bBalReg1 chromosome W, bBalReg1.pri, whole genome shotgun sequence genome encodes:
- the LOC142599355 gene encoding RAB6A-GEF complex partner protein 2-like, giving the protein MTNEMLAWASAQIHCQFHASENRIALPPSDGSKHNVQAENETVFIPNRGEQGQCILSTPPKILFCDLRLDPGESKSYSYCEMLPIDGPPSFQGQSVKYMYKLTIGCQCVNSPIKLLHIPFHVLVLHGLKDYQFPQDEVMVPSNPFLEEEEGLKKDSYLVDLVTELLMVATSQRSLYLYNISNTRGKVGMFRIFKTMYKIREDVIGTFNFYEGDMPCLQFSVSLQTEENIQEELSSRHGAQGQPISFSTHTHHQEACLHTAQSSFSLPIPLSSSPAFTTNIVSLKWRLHFELMTSGELAGTCLVRGSKSEAVTWIGVEQIEMDTFSWDLPIKVLPNNPILAAYVSQFSSTNSITI; this is encoded by the exons ATGACCAA TGAGATGCTGGCGTGGGCCAGCGCCCAGATCCACTGCCAGTTTCATGCCAGTGAGAACCGGATAGCACTCCCTCCCTCTGATGGCAGCAAGCACAACGTGCAGGCAGAGAATGAGACAGTCTTCATCCCCAACAGAG GAGAGCAGGGTCAGTGTATCCTGTCCACTCCACCAAAGATTCTCTTCTGTGACTTGCGACTGGATCCTGGGGAGTCAAAGTCCT ATTCATATTGTGAGATGCTGCCCATAGACGGTCCTCCCTCTTTCCAGGGACAGTCGGTGAAGTACATGTACAAGTTGACCATCGGCTGCCAGTGTGTCAACTCCCCCATCAAGCTCCTGCACATTCCCTTCCATGTCCTCGTGCTGCACG GGCTCAAGGATTACCAGTTCCCACAGGATGAGGTCATGGTGCCCTCAAACCCCTtcctggaagaggaggagggctTGAAGAAAGACTCTTACCTGGTGGACCTGGTGACAGAACTGCTCATGGTGGCCACCTCCCAACGCAGCCTGT ACCTGTATAACATCAGCAACACTCGTGGGAAAGTGGGGATGTTTCGCATCTTTAAGACCATGTATAAGATCAGAGAGGATGTCATTGGGACCTTTAACTTCTACGAAGGAGACATGCCATGTCTGCAG TTCTCCGTGAGCCTGCAGACAGAGGAGAACATCCAGGAGGAGTTATcaagc agacatggagct CAGGGTCAGCCCATCTCCTTCAGCACACACACCCACCATCAGGAGGCCTGCCTGCACACGGCCCAGAGCAGCTTCAGCCTGCCCATCCCACTCAGCTCTAGTCCAGCATTCACCACCAACATTG TGTCCCTGAAGTGGAGGCTGCACTTTGAGCTTATGACCTCTGGGGAGTTGGCAGGGACTTGCTTGGTTCGTGGGAGCAAGTCGGAGGCCGTCACCTGGATTGGGGTGGAGCAGATTGAAATGGACACTTTCAGCTGGGACTTGCCCATCAAAGTCCTTCCCAACAACCCCATCCTGGCTGCCTACGTATCTCAGTTCTCCAGCACCAACTCCATCACCATCTGA
- the LOC142599354 gene encoding prostate-associated microseminoprotein-like produces MVKKPSSMPATAMQVQKMSCAWGRLYLLLSLLLQLPGSQAKCYFQAKALCRYEGKQFSLAESWLSTNCLLCTCLHPIGVGCCEITQHPIDFPDWCEAHYDSQTCQISVVRKANPSLPCVKSMEHKWGSASNKVLGTGLSRQRLVSAPCSLASASLLQSTPPACSRPAPSHRDITAATFEGNHYPHTMLLS; encoded by the exons ATGGTGAAGAAGCCCAGCTCAATGCCAGCCACGGCCATGCAAGTACAGAAGATGAGTTGTGCTTGGGGCAGGCTTTacctgctgctctccctcctcctccagctgccaggcTCCCAGGCCAAATGCTACTTCCAGGCTAAAG ctctctgcaggtaCGAGGGGAAGCAGTTCTCCCTTGCGGAGTCATGGCTGAGTACCAACTGCCTGCTCTGCACCTGCCTGCACCCCATCGGCGTGGGCTGCTGTGAGAT cacccagcaccccatTGACTTCCCTGATTGGTGCGAGGCCCACTACGACTCACAGACCTGCCAGATCTCAGTGGTGCGGAAGGCCAACCCCAGCCTGCCCTGTGTGAAGAGCATGGAGCACAAGTGGGGCTCAGCCAGCAACAAGGTGCTGGGCACGGGGCTGAGCAGACAGAGGCTCGTCAGTGCCCCATGCTCCCTAGCATCAGCCTCTCTCCTCCAGAGCACACCTCCTGCGTGCTCCAGACCTGCCCCATCCCATAGAGACATCACTGCAGCCACCTTCGAGGGAAACCACTATCCACACACTATGCTACTGAGTTAA